One Spiroplasma endosymbiont of Dioctria linearis DNA segment encodes these proteins:
- a CDS encoding holo-ACP synthase yields MAKIGIDIVENERISLNESFLKKFLHIDEISLLNNLESNDAKLQFASGRWAAKEALIKCLEKPLKISEINIIYNKNKPIIENKEFKNIELSISHEKKYSVAVALNL; encoded by the coding sequence ATGGCAAAAATTGGTATTGATATTGTTGAAAATGAAAGAATAAGTTTAAATGAAAGTTTTTTAAAAAAATTCTTACACATTGATGAAATTAGTTTGCTTAATAATTTAGAAAGCAATGATGCCAAACTGCAATTTGCATCAGGAAGATGAGCTGCTAAAGAAGCTTTGATTAAATGTTTAGAAAAGCCTCTAAAAATTAGTGAAATAAATATTATTTATAATAAAAATAAACCCATTATAGAAAATAAAGAATTTAAAAATATTGAATTATCTATTAGTCATGAAAAGAAATATTCAGTTGCAGTAGCTTTAAATTTATAA
- a CDS encoding lipoprotein: protein MKKLLSLLGGVSLIATSAITVAACGETTPPIIVEDISGVINDLKVETNEIFKKHLETNVYKNLIGLEETEKGNGNWMWNDRNFIWITDNHGISPKWNKTNYNINNSIILFDLDYINLYIDLAQITMGTKTLDEKHFIKFSK from the coding sequence ATGAAAAAATTATTAAGCTTATTAGGAGGTGTTAGTTTAATTGCAACATCAGCAATAACAGTAGCTGCTTGTGGAGAAACAACTCCACCAATAATTGTAGAAGATATTAGTGGGGTTATCAATGACTTAAAAGTTGAAACAAATGAAATCTTTAAAAAACACTTAGAAACTAATGTTTATAAAAATTTAATTGGTTTAGAAGAAACTGAAAAAGGTAATGGAAATTGAATGTGAAATGATAGGAATTTTATTTGAATTACAGATAACCATGGAATTAGTCCTAAATGAAATAAAACAAATTACAATATAAATAATAGTATTATTCTTTTTGACTTAGATTATATTAATTTATATATTGATTTAGCTCAAATTACTATGGGTACAAAAACATTGGATGAAAAACACTTTATTAAGTTTTCAAAATAA
- a CDS encoding ABC transporter ATP-binding protein gives MEDIIKFENYTKKFKKKVIGPLNCTIKKQRITALLGSSGSGKTVILNSLLGIIKDFKGNIEIDNISRKAWKYYLVNLKIGYYTQMDFSLYTVSAYKFLLDICIMMGLAKKISKEKIEHWMKYFDIWESREKSIRSFSWGMKNRMNLILCFIKDPEIIILDEPGANLDSYWRNKIKILLMDAKKDGKTVVITVHNIDEIADIIDDFIIIDNGENIFNGSAEDLNVYSKYKIFINEYFKEADFRDFLTNLNIKTFKYDPDENSLVVAIENFKQINYLFLYLIKNNLPLKNLVKLPVNMESIYKALENKNSIV, from the coding sequence ATGGAAGATATTATAAAATTTGAAAATTATACAAAGAAATTTAAAAAGAAAGTCATAGGACCTTTAAACTGTACTATTAAAAAACAAAGAATTACAGCCTTACTTGGTAGTAGTGGAAGTGGCAAGACTGTTATTTTAAATTCCTTATTAGGAATAATAAAAGACTTTAAAGGCAATATTGAAATTGACAATATATCTAGAAAAGCTTGAAAATATTATTTAGTTAATTTGAAAATCGGTTATTATACTCAAATGGATTTTTCTCTTTATACAGTAAGTGCATATAAGTTTTTATTAGATATTTGTATTATGATGGGTTTAGCAAAAAAAATATCAAAAGAAAAAATTGAACATTGAATGAAATATTTTGATATTTGAGAATCAAGAGAAAAATCAATTAGAAGTTTTTCATGAGGTATGAAAAATAGAATGAATCTAATCTTGTGTTTTATTAAAGATCCAGAAATTATTATTTTAGATGAACCAGGTGCTAACTTAGATTCGTATTGAAGAAATAAAATTAAAATATTATTGATGGATGCAAAAAAAGATGGAAAAACAGTAGTAATCACTGTTCATAACATTGATGAAATTGCTGATATTATTGATGATTTTATAATTATTGATAATGGAGAAAATATTTTTAATGGATCTGCTGAAGACTTAAATGTTTATTCTAAGTATAAAATTTTTATTAACGAGTATTTTAAAGAAGCAGACTTTAGAGATTTTTTAACAAATTTAAATATAAAGACATTTAAGTATGACCCTGATGAAAATTCATTGGTTGTAGCAATTGAAAATTTTAAACAAATAAACTATTTATTTTTATACTTAATAAAAAATAATCTTCCTTTAAAGAATTTGGTTAAGTTGCCAGTTAACATGGAATCAATATATAAGGCTTTAGAAAATAAAAATAGCATTGTATAA
- a CDS encoding ABC transporter permease — translation MNWKLLFIDKAILILSIFSIVMGLLVNAIFIIMKQNSDFVIFYNFYFLFFTGAFWIIIIMRLVFLFLYSKIDDKTIYIISVHQISRKKIFTSQWLAMIFFLLLLSMINFFTINIISLLINLNFNKLVFKVTLVHFIYSIFISICLINFFVLLAMILKSSITTILITLMLSATFISNLPYQFLESNEKISNIAFNSSVGTPYVAKTQDVYKAFDLQQSINKGHIKYPNLSKYINDYYVNEKLRKDQFSSNANINLRYNLWNSLGLIKNEPKKVTANNLKVKAVPRQGVNSEIAVGTAVDLNLTFSYTFISSEELKKLIDQEIDSTKIKILKELLEFSESITEFYTSAYEFQNETKDFYGDMIKLDEGTIKAKDGVIETNYLESNLINSYKLSFTDGIEGIQFEKSDSSRQLFENLLYEPLYLSIRVLENYFINYTSDYVIYKSYEVNKDSDEWKKYMKSRTNYNIFSMFNFIGSTMSIYTYYSGESYQDIWFEPKQKSFIDLKKQNNLFLSYQTYTFKLKNNIINYDSYNNYIKPYVFLILQLSICAFNFFIGIYLFSRRDLI, via the coding sequence ATGAATTGAAAATTATTATTTATTGATAAAGCAATATTAATACTATCAATATTTTCTATTGTTATGGGTTTACTTGTAAATGCAATTTTTATTATTATGAAACAAAATTCAGACTTTGTAATTTTTTATAATTTCTATTTTCTATTTTTTACTGGAGCATTTTGAATAATTATTATAATGAGATTGGTATTTTTGTTCTTATATTCCAAAATTGATGATAAGACAATTTATATTATATCCGTCCATCAAATTTCTAGAAAAAAAATATTTACTTCTCAGTGACTTGCAATGATATTTTTTCTATTGTTATTAAGCATGATTAATTTCTTTACCATTAATATTATTTCTTTACTAATAAATTTAAATTTTAATAAGTTGGTTTTTAAAGTTACTCTTGTTCATTTCATATACTCAATATTTATTTCAATTTGCTTAATTAACTTTTTTGTTTTATTAGCAATGATTTTAAAAAGTTCCATTACAACTATATTAATAACTTTAATGTTGTCAGCTACATTTATTTCTAATTTGCCTTATCAATTTTTAGAGAGCAATGAAAAAATTAGTAATATAGCATTTAACTCAAGTGTAGGAACACCCTATGTTGCAAAAACACAGGATGTTTATAAAGCTTTTGATTTACAACAAAGTATTAATAAAGGACACATAAAATATCCAAACTTATCCAAATATATTAATGATTACTATGTTAATGAAAAATTAAGAAAAGATCAGTTTTCTTCTAATGCAAATATTAATCTAAGATACAATTTATGAAACTCATTAGGATTAATAAAAAATGAACCAAAAAAAGTTACTGCTAATAATTTAAAAGTAAAAGCTGTTCCAAGGCAAGGAGTTAACTCTGAAATTGCAGTGGGGACAGCTGTTGATTTAAACCTTACATTTAGTTATACTTTTATTTCATCTGAAGAATTAAAGAAATTGATTGATCAAGAAATAGACTCAACTAAAATTAAAATACTAAAAGAGCTATTAGAATTTTCTGAATCTATAACTGAATTTTATACAAGTGCTTATGAATTTCAAAATGAAACTAAAGACTTTTATGGTGATATGATCAAACTTGATGAAGGTACAATTAAAGCAAAAGATGGAGTAATTGAAACAAATTATTTAGAAAGCAATTTAATTAATAGTTATAAATTATCTTTTACTGATGGGATAGAGGGAATTCAATTTGAAAAAAGTGATAGCTCTAGACAACTATTTGAAAATTTATTATATGAACCTTTATACTTATCCATAAGAGTTTTAGAAAATTACTTTATAAATTATACATCTGATTATGTAATTTACAAAAGCTATGAGGTTAATAAAGATAGCGATGAGTGAAAAAAATATATGAAATCAAGAACAAATTATAATATTTTTAGTATGTTTAACTTTATTGGTAGTACTATGTCAATTTATACATATTATTCGGGTGAATCTTACCAGGATATTTGATTTGAACCTAAGCAAAAATCTTTTATAGATTTAAAAAAACAAAATAATTTATTTCTAAGTTATCAAACTTATACATTTAAATTAAAAAATAATATTATTAATTATGATTCGTATAATAATTATATTAAACCTTACGTCTTTTTAATATTGCAATTAAGCATTTGTGCATTTAATTTTTTTATTGGAATTTACTTATTTAGTAGAAGGGATTTAATTTAA